A stretch of Deltaproteobacteria bacterium DNA encodes these proteins:
- the iscU gene encoding Fe-S cluster assembly scaffold IscU yields MAYSEKVLDHYSNPRNVGSFAKDEPDVGTGVVGAPECGDVMKLQLKISDDGVVQDARFKTFGCGSAIASSSYVTELVKGKTIDEVMKIKNTQIVQELSLPPVKIHCSVLAEDGIKAAIADWKRRREAPKGETKAAS; encoded by the coding sequence ATGGCATACAGCGAGAAGGTCCTGGATCACTACTCGAATCCCCGCAACGTCGGCTCCTTCGCGAAGGACGAGCCGGACGTCGGCACCGGCGTCGTGGGGGCGCCGGAGTGCGGCGACGTCATGAAGCTGCAGCTCAAGATCAGCGACGACGGCGTCGTGCAGGACGCCCGCTTCAAGACCTTCGGATGCGGGAGTGCGATCGCGAGCTCGAGCTACGTGACCGAGCTCGTCAAGGGCAAGACGATCGACGAGGTGATGAAGATCAAGAACACCCAGATCGTGCAGGAGCTCTCGCTGCCGCCCGTCAAGATCCACTGCTCGGTGCTGGCGGAGGACGGAATCAAGGCGGCGATCGCGGACTGGAAGCGGCGTCGCGAAGCGCCCAAGGGCGAGACGAAGGCCGCGAGCTGA
- a CDS encoding IscS subfamily cysteine desulfurase: MTSKAVYLDNHATTPVDPRVLEAMLPYFTQTFGNAASRSHGFGWEAEKAAEQGREQIARLINAKPKDIVCTSGATESDNLAIKGVVEFYKDKGNHVVTAVTEHKAVLDTCRALERKGLATVTYLPVDHYGMVDPDHVRRAITDKTVLVSIMYANNEVGTIHPIAEIGKITREKGVLFHTDATQGVGKLPVDVEAMHIDLLSMSAHKMYGPKGIGALYVRSKNPRVRLTAIIDGGGHERGMRSGTLNVPAIVGFGKACELCRESMADEAQRVLRLRERLKDLISTQLDEVYLNGHPVHRLPGNLNLSFAYVEGESLLMGLNGSVHPIAASASLPPIAVSSGSACTSATLEPSYVLKALGVGDELAHTSIRFGIGRFNTDEEIDYVAERVVAEVRRLRELSPLYEMAKEGIDLKSVAWQRE, translated from the coding sequence ATGACGAGCAAGGCCGTCTACCTGGATAACCACGCGACGACGCCGGTGGACCCGCGGGTCCTGGAAGCGATGCTGCCGTATTTCACCCAGACGTTCGGCAACGCGGCGAGCCGGAGCCACGGGTTCGGCTGGGAAGCCGAGAAGGCGGCCGAGCAGGGGCGGGAGCAGATCGCCCGGCTGATCAACGCCAAGCCGAAGGACATCGTCTGCACGAGCGGTGCGACCGAGTCGGACAACCTGGCCATCAAGGGCGTCGTCGAGTTCTACAAGGACAAGGGCAACCACGTCGTCACCGCGGTGACCGAGCACAAGGCCGTGCTCGACACCTGTCGCGCGCTCGAGCGCAAGGGCCTCGCCACCGTGACCTACCTGCCCGTCGACCACTACGGCATGGTCGACCCCGACCACGTGCGGCGCGCGATCACCGACAAGACCGTGCTCGTCTCGATCATGTACGCGAACAACGAGGTGGGCACGATCCACCCGATCGCCGAGATCGGCAAGATCACACGCGAGAAGGGCGTTCTCTTTCATACCGACGCGACGCAGGGTGTCGGCAAGCTGCCGGTCGACGTCGAGGCGATGCACATCGACCTGCTCTCGATGTCGGCCCACAAGATGTACGGTCCGAAGGGCATCGGCGCGCTCTACGTCCGCTCGAAGAACCCGCGCGTGCGCCTGACCGCCATCATCGACGGCGGCGGGCACGAGCGCGGGATGCGGTCCGGCACGCTCAACGTCCCGGCGATCGTCGGCTTCGGCAAGGCGTGCGAGCTCTGCCGGGAGAGCATGGCCGACGAGGCGCAGCGCGTGCTCCGCTTGCGCGAGCGCCTGAAGGATCTGATCTCCACCCAGCTCGACGAGGTGTACCTGAACGGCCACCCGGTGCACCGCCTCCCCGGCAACCTGAACCTCAGCTTCGCGTACGTCGAAGGGGAGTCGCTCCTGATGGGACTCAACGGCTCCGTGCACCCGATCGCCGCCTCCGCCTCGCTGCCGCCGATCGCGGTGTCGTCCGGGTCGGCGTGCACCTCGGCCACCCTGGAGCCGTCGTACGTGCTGAAGGCGCTCGGCGTGGGCGACGAGCTGGCGCACACCTCGATCCGCTTCGGGATCGGCCGCTTCAACACGGACGAGGAGATCGACTACGTGGCCGAGCGCGTCGTCGCCGAGGTGCGCCGGCTGCGGGAGCTCTCACCGCTCTACGAGATGGCGAAGGAAGGCATCGATCTCAAGTCGGTCGCATGGCAGCGCGAGTGA